The nucleotide window GCTAAAGCCATAGGCTCAACTTCAGCACCGGTTGTTTGAACCTGGCCAACAGCAGACTCAAGTAAACGTAAGTTTTCTCCATTAGCACCTTTAGTGATAACTAGATGTTCTAATAATCGGAAATTACTCAGTAATCTAATTAATGTATCTGTATCACCAGTTTTAATAGCTTCGTCCAAATTACCAATTTGTTCGGCTGGGTTGTCTAATTGACCAAATAACAGTCGATCAGGATTGATCATTTCACGATAGGGTTCTTGACGTTCAGTCATGTGTGATAGCTTATACCAAAACCTCTGATAAAAAAAGTAGAGACGTGCCGCCGGCACGTCTCTACTTTTTTTGGATTGTGTTTACAGACTCAAATCAACCGCGGACAAATCAATGTCTTCTTGAGGTTCAGTTGGAGTTTGAGCCTGGGCTGGGCGAGATGCCATAGAGTCAGTCATTGGGTTTTGGCTGGATTGCATATCACTACGGCGGTTGCGCATACCCTCTGGCTCATAGATTTTTAAGTTAACTCGAGCATGGTGTTTAGCACCCACCACACGTAATAGGGTACGAATGGATTTAGCGGTTTGACCTTGGCGACCGATCACTTGACCGAGATCAGCTGGGTCAACTTTTAAAGTAATGAGCACGCCCATTTCATCAACGGTGCGTTCTGAGGTGACGCTAGCTGGATTGTCTACCAGAGCCTTCACGACGTATTCAACAAACTCTTGATCTTTTTC belongs to Patescibacteria group bacterium and includes:
- a CDS encoding KH domain-containing protein, with protein sequence MEKDQEFVEYVVKALVDNPASVTSERTVDEMGVLITLKVDPADLGQVIGRQGQTAKSIRTLLRVVGAKHHARVNLKIYEPEGMRNRRSDMQSSQNPMTDSMASRPAQAQTPTEPQEDIDLSAVDLSL